A DNA window from Vigna unguiculata cultivar IT97K-499-35 chromosome 10, ASM411807v1, whole genome shotgun sequence contains the following coding sequences:
- the LOC114165164 gene encoding uncharacterized protein LOC114165164, whose protein sequence is MDNVSQPLIAFIVDQYLCRNQFYQTRATFRNEALPLFAARPSNTNVLSLEEILNQYILLKKQHTRLEEEKVMVMQEKNRIQKLLQDIQNGMVSFNARSPMSNVTTIITNSAIARPVEKSIRTTPVASSTIIFPMQNTMSLPIKPTDNKNLSSPMIGVFDKKRKEISTANGSVVAKKPRGRKPGKKMQLQCTNMSLSSPNNKVDFGSFDASTQSLVINPTLKESQISTNYVSTTHPIIHSFPSDTDVTLVAKCNGEVIAPSYNVITTKRDMVDHVKQMACNEGNIDFSSIVANNDETQKRDTNKESNMDTNITSTIALDVNSFDIPKNLDTSFSNDIAASEFDNKRDDCIYLDFSEDMLDFINFEE, encoded by the exons GCAACCAATTCTACCAAACGAGGGCCACCTTTCGGAACGAAGCTTTGCCACTCTTTGCTGCTCGACCATCAAACACG AATGTGTTGAGTTTGGAGGAAATActaaatcaatatatattattgaagaAACAACATACACGGTTGGAGGAAGAAAAGGTCATGGTGATGCAAGAGAAAAATAGAATCCAAAAGTTGTTGCAAGACATTCAGAATGGTATGGTTAGTTTCAATGCAAGATCACCCATGTCTAATGTCACAACCATCATCACAAATTCTGCAATTGCTCGTCCAGTGGAAAAATCTATTAGAACTACTCCAG TTGCTTCTAGTACTATCATTTTTCCTATGCAAAATACAATGTCCTTGCCAATTAAACCCACGGACAATAAAAACTTGTCATCACCTATGATTGGAGTGTTTGacaagaagagaaaagaaatttCGACCGCAAATGGGTCTGTAGTTGCTAAGAAACCTCGTGGTAGAAAACCTGGGAAGAAGATGCAACTCCAAT GTACAAATATGTCGCTATCGTCTCCTAATAACAAAGTAGATTTTGGATCCTTTGATGCATCAACTCAATCGTTGGTCATAAACCCTACACTCAAGGAATCACAAATTTCAACTAATTATGTTTCAACAACACATCCCATAATTCATTCATTTCCCAGTGATACAGATGTTACTCTTGTTGCAAAATGTAATGGGGAAGTTATTGCCCCTTCTTATAATGTGATTACGACCAAGAGAGATATGGTTGACCATGTAAAACAAATGGCTTGTAATGAAGGCAATATCGACTTTTCTTCTATTGTGGCAAATAATGATGAAACACAAAAGAGGGATACAAACAAGGAAAGTAACATGGATACAAATATAACAAGTACGATAGCATTGGATGTTAATTCTTTTGATATACCTAAAAACTTGGACACGTCATTTTCAAACGATATTGCTGCTTCTGAATTTGACAACAAAAGAGACGATTGTATATACCTAGATTTTTCGGAGGACATGTTAGATTTTATAAACTTTGAAGAATAA